From a region of the Dethiosulfovibrio salsuginis genome:
- a CDS encoding CinA family protein: MDNSKADLVFLIKRAFDLKGLTLALAESCTGGLIGGAITEIPGSSSFFLGTAGTYSNQAKISVLSVPESVIDRHGAVSRECAEAMAKGALELFGADMALSVTGIAGPDGGSDEKPVGLVWFGLAVKDVEVKAFHHLFSGGRKDVRDGTVKKALMSIFQEISESGG, encoded by the coding sequence ATGGATAACTCTAAGGCAGATCTGGTTTTCCTCATAAAGAGGGCCTTTGACCTTAAAGGCTTAACCTTGGCTCTGGCGGAGTCCTGCACCGGAGGGCTTATAGGAGGGGCGATAACCGAGATCCCCGGCAGCTCGTCCTTCTTTCTCGGAACCGCTGGGACCTACTCAAACCAGGCCAAGATCTCCGTTCTTTCGGTTCCTGAATCGGTTATAGATCGACACGGAGCTGTTAGCCGAGAATGCGCTGAGGCTATGGCGAAGGGGGCTCTTGAGCTTTTCGGCGCCGATATGGCCCTTTCGGTTACGGGCATAGCTGGCCCTGATGGAGGGTCCGACGAAAAACCTGTCGGGTTGGTCTGGTTTGGTCTGGCTGTGAAAGACGTAGAGGTGAAGGCTTTTCATCACCTGTTTTCGGGAGGAAGAAAGGACGTAAGGGACGGTACGGTCAAGAAGGCTCTTATGTCTATTTTTCAGGAGATCAGCGAATCGGGAGGCTAA
- the rpe gene encoding ribulose-phosphate 3-epimerase, producing the protein MARQISLDRKELLIAPSLLSADPLEMATSIASLKGQHDWLHVDVMDGHFVPNLSYGPALVKALRKRYPQEILDVHLMVEPPEAFIESFLDSDPDFLTVHVEATAHLHRVLGRIRERGVRPGVVLNPGTPVESLFPVLHMVDVVLVMSVNPGFGGQSFLREVMSKVTDLCRFRAVHNLSFLVEVDGGLGPSNVLEVAQGGADVVVMGSAVFGTEDPGKTLEEIRKKIAGDS; encoded by the coding sequence ATGGCAAGACAGATATCGCTAGATCGAAAAGAGCTTTTAATCGCCCCATCCCTTCTTTCCGCCGATCCGCTGGAGATGGCCACCAGTATAGCTTCCTTAAAGGGACAGCACGATTGGCTCCACGTGGATGTTATGGACGGACATTTTGTCCCTAACCTATCCTACGGGCCCGCTTTGGTGAAGGCCCTCAGAAAGAGGTATCCCCAGGAGATCCTCGATGTCCACCTCATGGTCGAGCCACCGGAGGCCTTTATAGAGTCCTTTTTGGACTCGGACCCCGATTTTCTGACCGTTCACGTAGAGGCCACCGCCCACCTTCACAGGGTTCTCGGCAGGATCAGGGAAAGAGGGGTAAGGCCCGGAGTCGTCCTTAATCCTGGAACTCCGGTGGAGTCGCTCTTTCCGGTGCTCCACATGGTGGATGTGGTCCTGGTGATGTCGGTAAACCCCGGATTTGGGGGACAATCCTTCCTGCGGGAGGTTATGTCAAAAGTCACCGATCTATGTCGATTCAGGGCAGTTCATAACCTCTCCTTCCTGGTGGAGGTCGACGGCGGATTGGGGCCCTCCAACGTCCTTGAGGTAGCCCAAGGCGGTGCTGACGTAGTGGTTATGGGAAGTGCCGTCTTCGGCACCGAGGATCCTGGGAAAACCCTGGAAGAAATTCGAAAAAAAATTGCGGGGGATAGTTAA
- a CDS encoding helix-turn-helix domain-containing protein, with protein MKYSIDDIDVTTSERYGLEGEVSLQSLGAIIREEREAKGLTVDYMADKTKIRQAYLESIELGTMEGFHGNVYKRGFVKCYLESLNMMDLWPYYDGILKDSASKVDPDPSTPPPLGDFTPPTKGFRKGSRKTVFVLLLSVIAASGWYIWSNKDVLKGEVERIQEEQMEIAQKLKEQKAKEEEERLAAEALRLAASEDQDVAMAVPQLADLPASGDNGKPVLVIAAAKDSWIRITKEGERIFGGTLKAGQEAKVEADGRIHVIYGRPETLKVQWNGSNIDPSTEGPGPVHFLYTSKGDYSAISPQDAEALWAQAPLPEEAIEEPPVEEEKAGPSVMVIKAVKGDCWLKATSGNKTHYAGTLKRGNEASMELSEPIHVVFGNPSAISVTVDGKEVGYSGTPGQVARTIYGVDGSVKAAPR; from the coding sequence ATGAAGTATTCGATAGACGACATTGACGTGACGACCTCTGAAAGATACGGCCTTGAAGGAGAGGTTTCCCTTCAGTCCCTCGGTGCCATAATCAGGGAGGAAAGAGAGGCTAAGGGGCTTACGGTGGACTATATGGCCGACAAGACCAAAATCCGCCAGGCATATCTGGAAAGCATAGAGTTAGGCACGATGGAGGGCTTCCACGGAAACGTCTACAAAAGGGGCTTCGTAAAGTGCTATCTTGAGTCCCTGAACATGATGGATCTGTGGCCCTACTACGACGGTATACTCAAAGACAGCGCCTCTAAAGTCGACCCTGACCCCTCTACGCCCCCCCCTCTAGGGGATTTTACCCCTCCTACGAAGGGTTTCAGAAAGGGATCCAGAAAGACGGTCTTTGTCCTTCTACTGTCGGTAATCGCCGCATCTGGATGGTACATATGGTCCAACAAAGACGTCCTTAAAGGGGAGGTCGAGAGGATCCAGGAAGAACAGATGGAGATAGCTCAAAAGTTAAAGGAGCAAAAAGCCAAAGAGGAGGAGGAAAGGTTGGCCGCCGAGGCCCTCCGTCTGGCAGCCTCGGAGGACCAGGATGTAGCGATGGCGGTGCCTCAACTGGCTGATCTTCCAGCCTCCGGAGACAACGGTAAACCTGTGCTGGTGATAGCCGCCGCTAAAGACTCGTGGATAAGGATAACCAAAGAGGGAGAGAGAATCTTCGGCGGAACCCTGAAGGCCGGTCAGGAAGCCAAGGTCGAGGCCGACGGCCGTATCCACGTTATATACGGCAGGCCGGAGACCTTGAAGGTACAGTGGAACGGCAGCAATATAGACCCCTCTACCGAGGGTCCTGGCCCTGTCCATTTCCTGTATACATCGAAGGGAGACTATTCCGCCATATCCCCTCAGGATGCGGAAGCCCTCTGGGCCCAGGCTCCTCTGCCTGAAGAGGCTATAGAGGAACCTCCGGTAGAGGAGGAAAAGGCAGGCCCATCGGTTATGGTCATAAAGGCGGTAAAAGGTGATTGTTGGTTAAAGGCCACCTCCGGGAACAAGACCCACTATGCGGGAACCCTGAAAAGAGGCAACGAGGCATCTATGGAGCTCTCGGAGCCGATTCACGTGGTTTTCGGAAACCCTTCTGCCATATCGGTGACCGTGGACGGCAAGGAAGTCGGCTATTCAGGAACCCCAGGCCAGGTCGCTAGGACAATCTACGGTGTCGATGGGTCCGTAAAGGCCGCTCCTAGATAA
- a CDS encoding PASTA domain-containing protein, whose amino-acid sequence MKKVVRLSLILVLLAILGSAGMVFYSVFLGGESVTVPPMVGTSVLDAVSQAERMGLRVRVDQEDSLETRGTVIAQWPQAGVKIRTEKILILKVSKGGYRKALPDLRGLEFSMATSKLGQMDFVLGDVIRVQNQKPAGMVIAQNPAAPVMLSRSRPVSLLVSLGPERDQRGHITVPDVLGKDEESARKLVAESGLSVSVEYVYTQASPPGMAISMVPRAGNKVNPGSAVTVKVSTMKQTGSAPAASQPVRDPAPTVVLPGSAADPGPQTAPVSPEPIQQSTGGARVVVVNPGTASPPGVSNQETSVDSPVLASQDQPSSTPELAPVPAKPVAPGKTAKVRYQVPPITKPLALKIEIIDKAGARVLVNKEVSGGEYVSLDAPYNGEAAVTIYLGGEFVWQDRYR is encoded by the coding sequence GTGAAAAAAGTCGTTCGTCTAAGCTTGATCCTCGTCTTGCTGGCTATCCTTGGATCGGCTGGAATGGTTTTTTACTCGGTTTTTCTAGGTGGCGAGTCGGTGACCGTACCTCCTATGGTGGGGACCTCCGTCCTGGATGCCGTCTCCCAGGCGGAACGTATGGGGCTTAGGGTCAGGGTGGATCAGGAGGACTCTTTGGAGACCAGAGGCACCGTCATAGCCCAATGGCCTCAGGCGGGGGTAAAAATCCGTACCGAGAAGATCCTCATCCTTAAGGTCAGCAAAGGAGGGTACAGAAAGGCATTGCCCGACCTTCGGGGCTTGGAGTTCTCCATGGCGACTTCCAAGCTAGGCCAGATGGACTTCGTCTTAGGGGACGTAATAAGGGTGCAGAACCAAAAGCCCGCTGGAATGGTCATAGCCCAAAATCCCGCCGCTCCCGTCATGTTGAGCAGGTCGAGGCCCGTCAGTCTGCTGGTCAGCCTTGGGCCTGAAAGGGATCAAAGAGGGCACATAACCGTCCCGGATGTGCTAGGCAAAGACGAGGAGTCCGCCCGTAAGCTGGTTGCGGAAAGCGGTCTCTCCGTCTCGGTGGAGTACGTATACACTCAGGCATCGCCTCCGGGAATGGCTATTTCCATGGTTCCCAGGGCGGGCAATAAGGTCAATCCCGGATCCGCGGTGACCGTTAAGGTGTCCACTATGAAGCAGACAGGAAGCGCTCCTGCGGCATCTCAGCCGGTCAGAGATCCCGCCCCTACCGTGGTTTTGCCCGGATCCGCCGCCGATCCAGGACCTCAGACCGCCCCTGTTTCCCCTGAACCGATCCAGCAGTCCACCGGTGGGGCCAGGGTCGTAGTGGTCAATCCTGGAACGGCTTCGCCTCCCGGGGTTTCGAATCAGGAGACATCCGTCGATTCGCCGGTTTTAGCTTCTCAGGATCAGCCTAGTTCCACGCCGGAGCTAGCTCCGGTTCCGGCAAAGCCCGTCGCTCCAGGAAAGACCGCCAAGGTAAGGTATCAGGTCCCACCTATTACCAAACCCCTGGCTTTGAAGATCGAGATAATAGACAAAGCCGGAGCCAGAGTCCTGGTCAACAAAGAGGTCTCCGGAGGAGAGTACGTATCACTGGACGCTCCCTATAACGGGGAGGCGGCGGTGACTATATACCTTGGAGGAGAGTTTGTATGGCAAGACAGATATCGCTAG
- a CDS encoding phosphatidylglycerophosphatase A family protein translates to MTVGDRGGLKISVATLMGLGKVSSMPGTLVSAVACFAMLPFCSTLTLVVAIALTFPLGVWACDGKPDGAVIDHVTGVWVAMIGHVTPISLGLAVPSLFLFRVFGLIKPFPVSIAGKLPGGLGIMADDVAAGIVANVILWGIRWMFMGQTPSFMSVI, encoded by the coding sequence ATGACCGTAGGCGATCGGGGAGGTTTGAAAATATCGGTAGCGACGCTGATGGGGTTGGGAAAAGTGTCCTCTATGCCCGGGACCTTGGTTTCCGCTGTGGCCTGCTTTGCCATGCTGCCCTTTTGCTCTACCTTAACCCTGGTTGTCGCTATCGCACTGACCTTCCCCTTAGGGGTATGGGCCTGTGATGGTAAGCCCGATGGGGCGGTGATAGACCACGTCACAGGGGTCTGGGTCGCTATGATAGGCCACGTCACCCCTATCTCTTTAGGTCTTGCGGTCCCCTCTCTGTTTTTGTTCAGGGTCTTCGGCCTGATAAAACCCTTCCCCGTCTCTATTGCGGGAAAACTCCCTGGAGGGCTGGGGATCATGGCCGACGACGTGGCGGCGGGAATAGTGGCGAACGTCATCCTATGGGGCATCAGGTGGATGTTTATGGGACAGACCCCATCGTTTATGTCGGTTATATAG
- a CDS encoding zinc metallopeptidase translates to MFPFFFDPTMMFLIPALILAFWAQSRVKSTFAQYSQVGSRKGVSGSDVAQALLGRFGLSDVPVRAISGSLTDHYDPRDRSLSLSESVYGSTSIAAIGVAAHEVGHAMQHQEGYMPLQIRNAIVPVVNIGSTAAFPLFFIGLLFKGQMLMNLGIVLFLGVLVFHVVTLPVELDASSRALRVLEGTGMLASDEIVGARKVLNAAAWTYVSATVMAAAQLIRLLALRNMVGGDD, encoded by the coding sequence GATGTTCCTGATACCCGCTTTGATTCTGGCTTTCTGGGCCCAGTCGAGGGTTAAGTCGACTTTTGCCCAGTACAGCCAGGTAGGTTCCCGAAAGGGGGTCTCCGGCTCCGACGTGGCCCAGGCTCTTTTAGGTCGTTTTGGGCTATCCGATGTCCCTGTCAGGGCCATCTCTGGAAGCCTTACGGACCACTACGACCCGAGAGACAGAAGCCTTAGCCTGTCCGAGTCGGTCTACGGAAGCACCAGTATCGCCGCCATCGGAGTAGCGGCTCACGAGGTTGGCCACGCTATGCAGCATCAGGAGGGCTATATGCCTCTCCAGATCAGAAACGCCATAGTTCCGGTGGTGAACATAGGTTCTACGGCGGCTTTCCCTCTGTTTTTCATCGGTCTGCTTTTCAAAGGCCAGATGCTCATGAACCTGGGTATAGTCCTCTTTCTGGGAGTCCTGGTGTTCCATGTGGTGACCTTGCCTGTAGAGCTTGACGCCAGCTCGAGGGCCCTGAGGGTTCTGGAGGGAACCGGTATGTTGGCTTCCGACGAGATAGTCGGTGCGAGGAAGGTCCTCAACGCTGCGGCCTGGACCTACGTCTCTGCGACGGTGATGGCGGCAGCTCAGTTGATAAGGCTTTTGGCCCTTAGAAACATGGTCGGTGGCGACGACTAA
- the rimO gene encoding 30S ribosomal protein S12 methylthiotransferase RimO gives MNNLHIITLGCPKNSVDSEALAGWLDPSRWRLVQDVQQADVVLVNTCGFIQPAVEESIDVILDLERMKEQGAIRSIAVVGCMVNRYGEDLKKEFPSVDYWAEAEKWQALAQAMDLGSRSSGRKLLSSSPWTRYLKVGEGCNTRCSFCTIPSIRGPLKSRSPEDLVQEAVAMVEEGAKELCLVGQDLTVYGLDLKGKPSLPLLLDMLEDALPEDLWIRLFYLHPSRVDRALLERVLGSPRIVPWLDVPVQHVDDRILRAMNRPPVEAHIRELFKIGREMYPDFAFRTTLMVGFPGETEESFQSLLDFVEDVRFDRLGAFTYCAEEGTPAALMEDQVPQEIKDGRYAELMELQQEISLSRQRSFVGKVMDVLVEDVDEEDGTRWGRSFRDAPEIDGLVAISDAEGVTPGQIVKVSISDASEYDLFGEILR, from the coding sequence ATGAACAACCTTCACATCATAACTCTGGGATGTCCTAAAAACTCCGTCGACAGCGAGGCCTTAGCGGGATGGCTCGACCCCTCCCGCTGGAGGCTGGTCCAGGACGTCCAACAGGCGGACGTGGTGTTGGTCAACACCTGCGGGTTTATTCAGCCTGCGGTGGAGGAAAGCATCGACGTGATTTTGGATCTGGAGAGGATGAAGGAACAGGGGGCGATAAGGTCCATCGCTGTGGTCGGGTGTATGGTAAACCGATACGGAGAGGATCTCAAAAAAGAGTTTCCCTCGGTGGATTACTGGGCTGAGGCGGAAAAATGGCAGGCCCTGGCCCAGGCTATGGATCTCGGCTCCCGATCCTCGGGAAGGAAGCTTCTCTCCTCCTCTCCCTGGACAAGGTATCTTAAGGTGGGAGAGGGATGCAACACCCGGTGTTCCTTCTGTACGATACCGTCGATAAGAGGACCACTGAAAAGCAGATCGCCGGAGGATCTGGTCCAAGAGGCGGTTGCTATGGTAGAGGAGGGGGCCAAGGAACTCTGTTTGGTCGGCCAGGACCTTACGGTCTATGGACTGGATCTAAAGGGAAAGCCCTCTTTGCCTCTGCTTCTGGATATGCTCGAGGATGCGTTGCCCGAGGACCTCTGGATTAGGCTTTTCTATCTCCATCCCTCCAGAGTGGACAGAGCTCTGTTGGAGAGGGTTCTGGGAAGCCCCAGGATAGTTCCCTGGTTGGACGTGCCTGTCCAACACGTGGACGACCGGATACTCAGGGCGATGAACAGGCCTCCTGTGGAGGCTCACATAAGGGAGCTGTTCAAAATCGGCAGAGAGATGTATCCCGATTTCGCCTTCAGGACCACCTTGATGGTCGGTTTCCCCGGAGAGACCGAGGAGAGCTTTCAATCTTTGCTTGATTTCGTCGAGGACGTCCGGTTTGACCGATTGGGGGCCTTCACCTACTGCGCCGAAGAGGGCACCCCTGCCGCCCTTATGGAGGATCAGGTTCCTCAGGAGATAAAAGACGGCAGGTACGCCGAGCTGATGGAGCTTCAGCAGGAGATATCCCTCTCAAGGCAGAGGAGCTTTGTCGGCAAGGTTATGGACGTTCTGGTCGAGGACGTAGACGAAGAGGACGGCACCAGATGGGGGCGGTCTTTCCGGGATGCTCCCGAGATAGACGGCCTTGTGGCGATCTCCGATGCTGAAGGTGTAACCCCAGGACAGATAGTGAAGGTGTCCATATCGGACGCCTCGGAGTACGATCTCTTTGGGGAGATCCTTCGATGA
- a CDS encoding RsmB/NOP family class I SAM-dependent RNA methyltransferase, producing the protein MVFEKKEKSGRPSRPPRGGTRPLRGIEAALEVWQDVRKGAFASESLRRVSEKVSNRDRPLTATLVYSLVRRESLWREIVGRFLKTGTGVPPAVKDALMIGAAGALELRTFEPKVLVNALVEWTKVRDERGAKVVNAVLRRIVEGGGEILSEIENSHAFADVAMRTGTPLWVARAWENCFGREEGRALVELQSQPVSLSLRLSPEVDRDGLIERLLESGYSADPSPVSAGAIRLHRTALPTALPGFESGEITPQSESSMAFLENLRGSAVGPFLDMCAGRGVKTGQLAQMYPDSDVEAWDLSGPRIGAAKKEMVRLGIGERICFAVGDALNLSPSVKPRTVILDAPCSGSGTWRRHPEAKWRFTQEDLVEYSGTQVRLLKRAVDLAGPGGTVLYGTCSLFREENEQVVARVMSDRPGLLELDPPSSISSISRKGRPWGHYLWPDSPWSDGFYMALLAVKDEGGVGR; encoded by the coding sequence ATGGTTTTTGAGAAAAAAGAAAAAAGCGGGCGGCCTTCCAGGCCACCTCGAGGGGGTACCAGGCCCCTTAGGGGCATAGAGGCGGCTCTGGAGGTGTGGCAGGACGTCAGAAAAGGGGCTTTTGCCAGCGAAAGCCTGAGGCGGGTGTCGGAGAAAGTCTCCAACAGAGATCGTCCTTTGACGGCTACCTTGGTTTACTCCCTGGTTCGGAGAGAATCCCTATGGCGTGAGATCGTAGGCCGTTTTTTAAAGACCGGCACCGGTGTCCCCCCTGCGGTTAAAGACGCCCTCATGATAGGTGCCGCCGGAGCCCTCGAGCTTAGGACCTTTGAGCCTAAGGTCCTGGTAAACGCGCTGGTAGAGTGGACTAAAGTGAGGGACGAAAGAGGGGCTAAGGTGGTAAACGCCGTGCTTCGCCGCATAGTAGAGGGAGGCGGGGAGATCCTCTCGGAGATCGAAAACAGCCACGCCTTCGCCGATGTGGCTATGAGGACAGGAACCCCTCTGTGGGTCGCTAGAGCCTGGGAAAATTGTTTTGGAAGGGAGGAAGGCAGGGCGCTGGTGGAGCTACAGTCACAGCCGGTATCCCTCTCTTTGAGGCTCTCTCCTGAGGTGGATAGAGATGGGCTTATCGAGAGACTTCTCGAAAGTGGATATAGCGCTGACCCTTCCCCTGTATCCGCTGGGGCGATACGTCTTCACCGAACCGCCCTCCCGACCGCCCTGCCTGGATTCGAATCGGGAGAGATAACCCCACAGAGCGAGTCGTCTATGGCCTTTTTGGAGAACCTGAGAGGCTCCGCTGTCGGCCCTTTCCTCGATATGTGTGCGGGGCGAGGGGTCAAGACAGGGCAGCTGGCCCAGATGTACCCCGATTCGGATGTAGAGGCCTGGGATCTCTCCGGTCCCAGGATAGGAGCCGCTAAAAAAGAGATGGTCAGACTCGGTATAGGCGAGAGGATATGCTTTGCCGTAGGCGACGCCCTGAATCTATCCCCTTCGGTAAAACCTCGTACCGTTATACTTGACGCCCCTTGTTCAGGAAGCGGGACATGGAGACGGCATCCTGAAGCCAAGTGGAGGTTCACCCAGGAGGATCTAGTCGAATACAGCGGAACCCAGGTTCGGTTGCTGAAAAGGGCTGTAGACCTTGCCGGTCCTGGAGGGACGGTGCTCTACGGTACCTGTAGCCTTTTCCGGGAGGAAAACGAGCAGGTTGTAGCAAGGGTTATGTCCGACCGTCCTGGCCTATTGGAGCTCGATCCTCCTTCCTCTATCTCCTCGATCTCCAGGAAGGGCAGACCTTGGGGACATTACCTCTGGCCCGACTCTCCCTGGTCCGATGGGTTCTACATGGCCCTTCTCGCCGTCAAGGACGAAGGAGGTGTTGGGCGGTGA
- a CDS encoding DUF6391 domain-containing protein, whose translation MPILLLLLLLFFVPWIGLVFFLVLGIFLLALIPLGFAAGPLLSVLARPSRITSLFFDSRIKKVHALEHGTCHVLARRGYVASPGEADRYGFSLRCGCDPSTVLESSREALELLKSGHRELAVFPRCGATLVATNLCISVIFLGALALSGHLGLFSLSLGLLLSYVSGPILLPFVQRWLTTDSDVESLSISGVELKSGVRQVGGFSVIMSDMVYVSVQEERGVIEAEVI comes from the coding sequence ATGCCTATACTGTTGCTTCTGTTGCTTCTTTTTTTCGTTCCCTGGATAGGCTTGGTGTTTTTTTTAGTCTTAGGGATATTCCTTCTGGCCCTGATACCCCTTGGTTTTGCCGCAGGGCCACTTTTATCGGTCCTCGCCAGACCGTCGCGGATCACGTCGCTTTTTTTCGACTCTAGGATAAAAAAAGTCCACGCTCTGGAGCATGGGACCTGCCACGTCCTCGCCAGAAGAGGTTATGTCGCTTCACCTGGGGAAGCGGACAGATACGGTTTCTCCCTCCGGTGCGGTTGCGATCCGTCGACGGTTCTGGAGTCGTCTAGGGAGGCTTTAGAGCTCCTGAAGTCGGGGCACAGGGAACTGGCGGTATTCCCCAGGTGTGGGGCTACCCTTGTAGCGACGAACCTGTGTATTTCGGTCATTTTCCTCGGAGCCCTGGCTCTTTCCGGCCACCTTGGGCTTTTTTCCCTGTCTTTAGGGCTTTTGTTGAGCTACGTCTCAGGTCCTATCCTCCTGCCCTTTGTCCAGCGGTGGCTGACCACCGACAGCGACGTCGAATCCCTGTCTATCTCAGGGGTAGAACTTAAATCTGGAGTAAGGCAGGTTGGGGGATTTTCGGTTATCATGTCTGACATGGTATATGTGTCCGTTCAGGAAGAACGTGGCGTTATAGAGGCGGAGGTAATTTAA